One part of the Algibacter sp. L1A34 genome encodes these proteins:
- a CDS encoding universal stress protein — translation MKTIIISSDFSEEAKNATKYAIGIAKKIEAKLVLFHLHIVSVHAVQARLPYKDILKSIDYAKTKVEDRVKKLSETYDIDIKVDFAMGGYFQQLKRAIAEHHADMMVMGMHVKSIENDLLGSTTSEAINKVQIPILAVPVKAEFKDVQKILFACDLEKGITTNIVKEIKKTTKKFNAELRVLHVNDKITELKNNKEILEPLEEVSYFYKSVQSEAVIDEIKNEMIEYKPDILIMIPYEYGFWSSLIHKSKTRMMSSGLDIPLLSIHA, via the coding sequence ATGAAAACAATTATAATATCATCAGATTTTTCTGAGGAAGCAAAAAACGCGACTAAATATGCCATTGGAATTGCAAAAAAAATCGAAGCTAAATTAGTTCTTTTTCACCTACATATCGTTTCCGTTCACGCTGTTCAGGCTAGGTTACCCTATAAAGATATTCTAAAATCAATAGATTACGCAAAAACAAAAGTAGAAGATCGTGTTAAAAAACTTTCGGAAACCTATGATATTGACATCAAAGTTGATTTTGCTATGGGAGGATATTTTCAACAATTAAAACGAGCTATAGCAGAGCACCATGCAGATATGATGGTTATGGGTATGCATGTAAAAAGCATAGAAAATGATTTATTAGGTAGTACAACATCAGAAGCTATAAACAAAGTACAAATTCCTATTTTAGCCGTTCCAGTTAAGGCTGAATTTAAAGATGTTCAAAAAATATTATTTGCATGTGATCTTGAAAAAGGTATTACAACTAATATTGTAAAAGAAATTAAAAAAACAACGAAGAAGTTTAATGCCGAATTGAGGGTTTTACATGTTAACGATAAAATAACTGAATTGAAAAATAATAAAGAGATTCTAGAGCCTTTAGAAGAGGTTTCTTATTTCTACAAAAGCGTTCAATCTGAAGCTGTTATAGACGAAATTAAAAATGAAATGATAGAGTACAAACCAGATATACTAATAATGATTCCTTACGAATATGGATTTTGGTCATCATTAATTCATAAAAGTAAAACCCGAATGATGTCTTCTGGATTAGATATTCCTTTACTTTCCATTCATGCTTAA
- a CDS encoding prohibitin family protein — MEKFPKIAFPFIIAAVVLVIVLSKSAVTIGSGEAGVLFKTFGEGVVVDEPALGEGFHVVAPWNKVFVYEVRQQEILEKMNVLSSNGLDIQLEASVWFQPDFKNLGRLHQEKSEMYKERVLLPAIRSAARSVVGRYTPEQLYSSKRDAIQQEIFEETRNYVKDQFIQLNEVLVRDVTLPSTIKDAIERKLKQEQESLEYEFKLVTAAKEAEKVIIEAQGKAESNRILSASLTDKILQDKGIDATITLAQSPNSKIIVVGSGDSGLPLILGNQ, encoded by the coding sequence ATGGAAAAATTCCCTAAAATAGCATTCCCGTTCATCATTGCAGCGGTTGTATTAGTAATTGTATTGTCTAAATCTGCTGTAACCATTGGTTCTGGAGAAGCTGGAGTACTATTTAAAACTTTTGGAGAAGGTGTGGTTGTCGATGAGCCAGCCTTGGGTGAAGGATTTCACGTTGTAGCTCCTTGGAATAAGGTTTTTGTTTATGAAGTAAGACAACAGGAAATTCTAGAAAAAATGAATGTTTTGTCGTCTAATGGATTAGATATTCAGCTTGAAGCATCGGTTTGGTTTCAACCAGATTTTAAAAACTTAGGTAGACTACACCAAGAGAAAAGTGAAATGTATAAAGAGCGTGTATTGCTTCCTGCAATTAGATCTGCTGCTAGAAGTGTAGTTGGTCGTTATACACCAGAGCAATTATATTCTAGTAAGCGAGATGCTATTCAACAAGAAATATTTGAAGAAACTAGAAATTACGTTAAAGATCAATTTATTCAATTGAATGAAGTTTTGGTTCGTGACGTTACATTACCATCTACAATTAAAGATGCTATTGAGCGTAAATTAAAACAAGAGCAAGAATCTTTAGAATATGAATTTAAGTTAGTTACAGCAGCCAAAGAAGCCGAAAAAGTAATTATTGAAGCTCAAGGTAAAGCGGAATCTAATAGGATTTTAAGCGCTTCGTTAACTGATAAAATTTTACAAGACAAAGGTATTGATGCAACTATAACATTAGCACAGTCACCTAATAGTAAAATTATTGTTGTTGGTTCTGGAGATAGTGGTTTACCTCTTATTTTAGGAAATCAATAA